Proteins found in one Acidobacteriota bacterium genomic segment:
- the trmD gene encoding tRNA (guanosine(37)-N1)-methyltransferase TrmD produces MRIDIVTIFPAMVRAGVQDGVLGRAVASGLIDLRAYDLRDFTSDRHKVVDDTPFGGGPGMVLKAEPFFRAVEHLRETRGTPDAVLLPSPQGRRFTQVVAEEYSRRNHLVILCGRYEGVDERVSAALVTEEVSIGDFVLSGGELPALVLVDAVARLVPGVVGDAESVVADSFTRGLLDHPHYTRPASFHGLDVPEVLLSGHHGEIARWRRQQALRRTYDRRPDLLRDEALTDQERTWLAAWMASEKNGAES; encoded by the coding sequence GTGCGCATCGACATCGTGACCATCTTCCCCGCCATGGTGCGGGCCGGCGTGCAGGACGGGGTCCTCGGCCGGGCGGTGGCCAGCGGCCTGATTGACCTGCGGGCGTACGACCTGCGGGACTTCACGTCGGACCGCCACAAGGTGGTCGACGACACGCCGTTCGGCGGCGGACCGGGGATGGTGCTGAAGGCGGAACCGTTCTTCCGCGCGGTGGAGCACCTGCGGGAGACGCGGGGCACGCCCGATGCGGTGCTGCTGCCGTCGCCACAGGGGCGGCGCTTCACGCAGGTGGTGGCCGAGGAGTACAGCCGCCGGAATCACCTGGTGATTCTGTGCGGACGGTACGAAGGCGTGGACGAGCGGGTGAGTGCGGCGCTGGTCACCGAGGAGGTCTCCATCGGCGACTTCGTCCTCTCGGGTGGAGAGTTGCCGGCACTGGTGCTGGTGGACGCGGTGGCGCGGTTGGTGCCCGGCGTTGTGGGAGACGCGGAGTCGGTGGTGGCCGATTCCTTCACGCGCGGGTTGCTGGATCACCCGCACTACACGCGGCCGGCGAGTTTTCACGGCCTCGACGTACCCGAGGTGCTGCTGTCGGGGCACCACGGCGAGATTGCACGCTGGCGACGCCAGCAGGCCCTGCGGCGCACGTACGACCGGCGCCCGGACCTGTTGCGCGACGAGGCGCTGACCGACCAAGAGCGAACATGGCTGGCCGCATGGATGGCCAGCGAGAAGAACGGAGCAGAGTCATGA
- the rimM gene encoding 16S rRNA processing protein RimM: MDRWDDMVLVGRFGRPHGLKGEVLILPETDFPELRFAVGATVYALRGGTVVALEIDRSRMHAGRPLVGFAGLDAIEDIDALGRGDLKIPEAALAPLPEGEYYWYQYVGAPVQTEAGDAIGTVVRVEPTGGSGVLIVARGQEEVQVPLSPALCPVLRPDLIVVRPPDGLLDLNTPGPERRAHRHRDHLPRHGAGRRAGRGPRPGGGQRPD, translated from the coding sequence GTGGATCGCTGGGACGACATGGTGTTGGTCGGCCGGTTCGGCCGTCCGCACGGGTTGAAGGGCGAGGTGCTGATCCTGCCCGAGACCGACTTCCCGGAGTTGCGCTTCGCCGTAGGGGCGACCGTGTATGCCCTGCGTGGCGGCACGGTCGTGGCGCTCGAGATCGATCGGTCGCGCATGCACGCCGGACGGCCGCTGGTCGGCTTTGCCGGGCTCGACGCGATCGAGGACATCGACGCGCTCGGGCGCGGCGACCTGAAGATTCCCGAGGCGGCGCTCGCGCCGCTGCCCGAGGGCGAGTACTACTGGTACCAGTACGTCGGGGCACCCGTGCAGACGGAAGCCGGCGACGCGATCGGCACCGTGGTGCGCGTCGAGCCGACGGGCGGATCGGGCGTGCTGATCGTGGCGCGCGGGCAGGAGGAAGTGCAGGTCCCGCTGTCGCCGGCGTTGTGCCCGGTGCTGCGGCCGGACCTGATCGTGGTACGGCCGCCGGACGGGCTGCTGGACCTGAATACCCCGGGGCCGGAGCGTCGTGCGCATCGACATCGTGACCATCTTCCCCGCCATGGTGCGGGCCGGCGTGCAGGACGGGGTCCTCGGCCGGGCGGTGGCCAGCGGCCTGATTGA
- the ribD gene encoding bifunctional diaminohydroxyphosphoribosylaminopyrimidine deaminase/5-amino-6-(5-phosphoribosylamino)uracil reductase RibD: MVDLRDVEGDLRPEDARFMARALWHAERGRGSTTPNPLVGAVIVDDQGVVVGVGHHQAAGGPHAEVVALGAAGVRATGATLYCTLEPCSHTGRTGPCCVAVVGAGIRRVVAAAGDPFPQVAGRGFAYLRSRGVAVTTGVGLQEARRQNAPFFMAVERGRPWVHLKCAMSLDGAVAARAGERTPLSGPEATRWSQRLRGEVDAIAIGSRTAIVDDPILTARDVYRHRPLVRVVFDRHLRLTSDARLTQTRDAGPVVVLTSCAAADSSAAARMRDNGVDVVATDGSVRDGLRVLVTRDVQSLLVEGGPTLHAAFWQAGVVDRVSEIVSDRALGPDAVRWNVPIRLSAWAPRTVPLGHDVLLQADVHRTD; the protein is encoded by the coding sequence GTGGTAGACCTGCGCGACGTCGAGGGCGATCTCCGTCCGGAGGATGCCCGGTTCATGGCCCGCGCCTTGTGGCACGCGGAGCGTGGGCGCGGCAGTACCACACCGAATCCCCTGGTCGGTGCCGTCATCGTCGATGATCAAGGCGTGGTGGTTGGCGTGGGACACCATCAGGCTGCGGGTGGCCCGCACGCGGAAGTCGTCGCGCTTGGCGCGGCGGGTGTGCGCGCGACAGGAGCCACGTTGTATTGCACGCTCGAGCCGTGCAGTCACACGGGCCGCACGGGACCGTGCTGCGTGGCGGTGGTTGGCGCGGGCATTCGGCGCGTGGTGGCGGCGGCTGGGGATCCATTCCCCCAGGTGGCAGGACGCGGATTCGCGTACCTGCGCTCGCGCGGAGTCGCCGTGACCACAGGCGTGGGATTGCAGGAAGCGCGGCGCCAGAACGCACCGTTCTTCATGGCCGTCGAGCGCGGCAGACCGTGGGTTCACCTGAAATGTGCGATGAGCCTTGATGGCGCGGTCGCGGCGCGAGCCGGCGAGCGGACGCCGTTGAGTGGTCCCGAGGCGACGCGCTGGTCGCAGCGTCTGCGCGGGGAAGTCGATGCCATCGCCATCGGATCGCGGACCGCCATCGTCGACGACCCGATCCTGACGGCGCGTGACGTGTATCGCCATCGACCGCTGGTGCGCGTGGTGTTCGACAGGCACCTGCGACTCACGTCCGACGCGCGACTGACGCAGACGCGCGACGCTGGGCCGGTGGTGGTGCTGACATCCTGTGCGGCGGCCGACTCGTCCGCAGCGGCGCGAATGCGCGACAACGGCGTCGACGTGGTCGCCACGGATGGCTCGGTGCGCGACGGCTTGCGCGTGCTCGTGACGCGCGATGTGCAGTCGCTCCTCGTCGAAGGCGGCCCGACGCTGCACGCGGCGTTCTGGCAGGCGGGCGTCGTGGATCGGGTCAGTGAGATCGTGAGCGATCGCGCACTGGGGCCTGATGCCGTACGCTGGAACGTGCCCATCCGTCTGAGCGCGTGGGCACCGCGCACCGTGCCGCTGGGGCACGACGTCCTCCTCCAAGCCGATGTTCACAGGACTGATTGA
- the rpsP gene encoding 30S ribosomal protein S16: MLTIRLRRQGAKKSPFYRIVVIDSANAREGAFVEILGYYNPRQTPETLVVDRDRLQHWLSVGARPSDSVRTLVKRAPVAAPEAAAPAATA; the protein is encoded by the coding sequence ATGCTTACCATTCGGTTGCGCCGTCAGGGCGCCAAGAAGTCACCGTTCTATCGCATCGTGGTCATCGACTCGGCCAACGCCCGCGAGGGCGCGTTTGTCGAGATCCTCGGCTACTACAACCCGCGCCAGACGCCGGAGACGCTCGTGGTCGATCGCGATCGACTGCAGCACTGGCTGAGCGTGGGCGCACGGCCGTCGGACTCGGTGCGTACGCTCGTCAAGCGTGCGCCTGTGGCGGCTCCCGAGGCCGCAGCGCCTGCGGCGACGGCCTAG
- the rplS gene encoding 50S ribosomal protein L19 → MTPIEAIESAQLTQRPAVKSGDTVRVHVKVREGDKERIQVFEGLIIGMHRGSTRASITVRKVSFGQGVERIFPLHSPVIDKIEVVRTAKVRRAKLYFLRALRGKAARMKDATRKTAPQA, encoded by the coding sequence ATGACCCCGATTGAAGCCATCGAATCCGCGCAGCTCACCCAGCGGCCGGCCGTCAAGTCCGGTGATACCGTCCGCGTGCACGTCAAGGTGCGCGAGGGTGACAAGGAGCGCATCCAGGTGTTCGAAGGGCTCATCATCGGCATGCACCGCGGCAGCACGCGGGCGTCGATCACGGTGCGCAAGGTGTCGTTCGGCCAGGGCGTCGAGCGCATCTTCCCACTGCACTCGCCGGTGATCGACAAGATCGAGGTCGTGCGCACCGCGAAGGTCCGCCGCGCCAAGCTGTACTTCCTGCGCGCCCTGCGCGGCAAGGCGGCCCGCATGAAGGACGCGACGCGCAAGACCGCTCCCCAGGCGTGA
- the ffh gene encoding signal recognition particle protein: protein MMFDSLSNRLQDVFANLGREVRLTPETVEVALREIRMALLEADVNFKVVKAFVDKVRDRAVGEEVLKSLSAGQQVVRIVRDEMLALFGDTQGGLPPASATPRVILMLGLQGSGKTTTTGKLAKWLVRQGKHPIVVSTDVRRPAAIEQLNLVAKQAGVRAHDPAGNLDPVSRASGALQEARTLGFDTVIVDTAGRLHIDDELMGELEAIKAAVGPTDQLYVADAMTGQDAIKSAGEFNRRVGVTGVVLSKMDGDARGGAALSVVSVVGVPIAFTGSGERLDDLEPFHPDRVVSRVLGMGDVLSLIEKAESVVTHEDAARLEQKLLENDFTLEDFREQLQTIKKMGPLENLLGMLPGMGQVKQQLQGKVDQGQMARVEAIILSMTPRERRNHQLLNGSRRRRIARGSGTSVEEVNRLVKQFLDKKKMMKMMGGLAGGKGGGKLRRQFGMMKAAVQAQRSLR from the coding sequence GTGATGTTCGACTCGCTCAGCAACAGGCTCCAGGACGTCTTCGCCAACCTCGGGAGAGAGGTGCGCCTGACGCCGGAGACCGTGGAAGTCGCCCTGCGGGAAATCCGCATGGCGCTGCTCGAGGCGGACGTCAACTTCAAGGTCGTCAAGGCGTTCGTCGACAAGGTGCGGGATCGCGCGGTCGGCGAGGAGGTGCTCAAGAGCCTCAGCGCCGGTCAGCAGGTCGTGCGCATCGTGCGCGACGAGATGCTGGCGTTGTTCGGCGACACGCAGGGTGGGCTGCCGCCGGCAAGCGCAACCCCGCGCGTGATTCTCATGCTCGGCCTCCAGGGCTCGGGCAAGACGACCACGACGGGCAAGCTCGCGAAGTGGCTCGTCAGGCAGGGGAAGCATCCGATCGTCGTGTCCACCGACGTGCGTCGGCCGGCGGCGATCGAGCAGTTGAACCTGGTCGCGAAGCAGGCGGGAGTGCGCGCGCACGACCCGGCCGGCAATCTCGACCCGGTCTCGCGCGCATCGGGCGCGCTGCAGGAAGCCCGCACTCTCGGTTTCGACACGGTCATCGTCGACACCGCGGGCCGACTCCACATCGACGATGAGTTGATGGGGGAGTTGGAGGCGATCAAGGCGGCTGTCGGACCGACAGATCAGCTGTACGTCGCCGACGCGATGACGGGGCAGGACGCGATCAAGAGCGCGGGCGAGTTCAACCGCCGCGTCGGGGTCACGGGCGTCGTGCTCTCGAAGATGGACGGCGATGCGCGCGGCGGTGCCGCGCTGTCGGTCGTCTCCGTCGTCGGCGTGCCGATCGCGTTCACGGGCAGCGGCGAGCGTCTCGACGACCTCGAGCCGTTCCACCCCGATCGCGTCGTGTCGCGCGTGCTGGGCATGGGCGACGTGCTGTCGCTCATCGAGAAGGCCGAATCCGTCGTCACGCACGAGGATGCGGCCAGGCTCGAACAGAAACTCCTCGAGAACGACTTCACCCTCGAGGACTTCCGCGAGCAGCTCCAGACCATCAAGAAGATGGGGCCGCTCGAGAACCTGCTCGGCATGCTGCCGGGCATGGGGCAGGTGAAGCAGCAGTTGCAGGGGAAGGTCGATCAGGGGCAGATGGCGCGCGTCGAGGCCATCATCCTGTCGATGACTCCCCGGGAACGCCGGAACCATCAGCTCCTCAACGGGAGCCGCCGCCGGCGCATCGCGCGCGGCAGCGGCACGTCGGTGGAAGAGGTCAATCGTCTCGTCAAGCAGTTCCTCGACAAGAAGAAGATGATGAAGATGATGGGCGGGCTGGCGGGCGGCAAGGGCGGCGGGAAGCTGCGCAGGCAGTTCGGCATGATGAAGGCCGCCGTGCAGGCGCAGCGGTCGCTGCGGTAG
- a CDS encoding KH domain-containing protein has product MGSARQLVEVVARALADDPSQVTVTEAEHRGVAVLDVYMAPGELGRLIGRQGRTAQAIRTLAQVTAGDRKVQVEFRDGAPRR; this is encoded by the coding sequence ATGGGCAGCGCGCGCCAACTCGTGGAGGTCGTGGCCCGGGCGCTGGCCGACGACCCCTCGCAGGTGACCGTCACGGAGGCCGAGCATCGTGGCGTGGCCGTCCTGGACGTCTACATGGCGCCCGGCGAACTCGGACGGTTGATCGGAAGGCAGGGCCGCACGGCGCAGGCGATTCGCACGCTGGCGCAGGTGACAGCCGGCGATCGCAAGGTGCAGGTCGAGTTCCGCGACGGCGCGCCCCGGCGCTGA
- the ggt gene encoding gamma-glutamyltransferase yields the protein MEHTRVAGAVSAVLVRAGLAVGLASMVGLAAACARQEPEPTWTLTQAVARTAPATGGMVTTTDPVATDVGMAVLARGGNAIDAAVATHFALAVVNPEAGNIGGGGFLVARMTAGETVALDFRETAPAAASRDMFLGPDGQATDASVVGHLAAGVPGSVAGMWEAHRRFGSLPWADLVAPAIELADGLVVHDRLGTSLASATQRLSRYASTAAVFLPGGAAPAVGERFAQAALAATLRRVAADGRDGFYRGRTAELVDAEMRRGGGVMTAADLAAYEAKWRDPLRFEYRGHAIVSMPPPSSGGVTLAEILNVLEGYDLRASGFLSADHVHVYAEAAKRAFADRNTYLGDPDFVSQPIERMASDAYAVERRTTIDMAHATPSTAVEPGLGVPGGGAGAVAEGAHTTHYSIVDGAGNAVAVTTTINSLYGNLVTVTGAGFLLNNEMDDFAAKPGSPNQFGLVQGEANAVQPGKRMLSAMAPTIVLRPDGRLWLVTGSPGGPTIISTVAQTVSQVIDFDMDLVQATSSPRLHHQHLPDRLMFEKGGLPADRVEALRARGQVVEERGGYQGDTQSILIAEDGTRIGVGDPRRTSYR from the coding sequence ATGGAACACACGCGGGTGGCGGGAGCGGTGTCGGCGGTCCTCGTGCGTGCGGGGCTCGCTGTCGGCCTGGCGTCGATGGTGGGGCTGGCCGCGGCGTGCGCCAGGCAGGAGCCGGAGCCGACGTGGACACTCACGCAGGCTGTCGCACGTACCGCCCCGGCCACCGGTGGGATGGTCACGACGACCGATCCTGTGGCGACCGATGTCGGGATGGCGGTCCTCGCGCGCGGCGGCAATGCCATCGACGCCGCCGTGGCCACGCACTTCGCGCTGGCTGTCGTCAATCCCGAAGCGGGCAACATTGGCGGCGGCGGATTCCTCGTCGCGCGCATGACCGCCGGCGAGACGGTGGCGCTCGACTTCCGCGAGACGGCACCTGCCGCTGCGAGTCGCGACATGTTCCTCGGCCCTGATGGTCAGGCCACAGATGCCTCCGTCGTCGGCCACCTCGCCGCCGGCGTGCCGGGCTCGGTCGCCGGCATGTGGGAGGCCCATCGTCGATTCGGGTCGCTGCCGTGGGCCGATCTCGTCGCGCCCGCCATCGAGTTGGCCGATGGCCTCGTGGTCCACGACAGACTGGGGACGTCTCTGGCGTCGGCGACGCAGCGGCTCTCGCGGTACGCATCGACGGCGGCCGTCTTCCTGCCCGGCGGAGCGGCGCCCGCCGTGGGGGAGCGGTTCGCCCAGGCCGCTCTCGCGGCGACGCTGCGCCGCGTCGCTGCCGACGGCCGCGACGGCTTCTATCGCGGCCGGACCGCGGAACTCGTCGATGCGGAGATGCGTCGCGGAGGCGGCGTGATGACGGCCGCCGATCTGGCCGCGTATGAAGCCAAATGGCGCGATCCGCTCCGGTTCGAGTATCGCGGGCATGCGATTGTGTCGATGCCGCCACCGTCCTCGGGCGGCGTGACGCTGGCCGAGATCCTGAACGTGCTCGAAGGCTACGACCTGCGGGCGTCTGGCTTCCTCTCCGCCGACCACGTGCACGTGTATGCCGAAGCCGCCAAGCGCGCGTTCGCCGACAGGAACACGTATCTCGGCGATCCCGATTTCGTGTCGCAGCCGATCGAGCGCATGGCCTCGGATGCGTACGCGGTCGAGCGCCGCACGACGATCGACATGGCCCACGCCACGCCCTCCACGGCTGTGGAGCCGGGACTCGGAGTTCCGGGGGGCGGTGCCGGTGCCGTCGCCGAAGGCGCGCACACCACGCACTATTCGATCGTGGATGGCGCGGGCAATGCCGTCGCGGTGACGACGACGATCAATTCGTTGTATGGGAATCTGGTCACGGTGACGGGAGCGGGGTTCCTGCTCAACAACGAGATGGACGACTTTGCCGCCAAGCCGGGATCGCCAAACCAGTTCGGGTTGGTGCAGGGCGAGGCCAACGCGGTCCAGCCCGGCAAGCGCATGCTCTCGGCGATGGCGCCCACGATCGTGCTGCGTCCGGACGGGCGGCTGTGGCTCGTGACAGGGTCGCCCGGTGGGCCGACGATCATTTCCACCGTCGCGCAGACGGTGTCGCAGGTCATCGATTTCGACATGGATCTCGTCCAGGCCACGTCGTCGCCGCGCCTGCACCATCAGCACCTGCCCGACCGCCTGATGTTCGAGAAGGGCGGGCTGCCGGCAGACCGCGTCGAGGCCCTGCGCGCGAGAGGGCAGGTGGTCGAGGAACGCGGCGGCTACCAGGGCGACACCCAGTCGATCCTGATCGCCGAGGACGGCACCCGCATCGGCGTCGGCGACCCCCGCCGCACCAGCTACCGCTAG
- a CDS encoding bifunctional 3,4-dihydroxy-2-butanone-4-phosphate synthase/GTP cyclohydrolase II produces MTRNLRIAKGSTVARAARNPFATVEEAIAAFRAGQMIIVVDDEDRENEGDLTMAAELVTPAAINFMATHGRGLICLAMTPERLDALDIPLMVQHNSSRTETAMCVSIEAKGKTSTGISAPDRAATIRTAIDPATHASDLARPGHVFPLRARAGGVLVRTGHTEAAVDLARAAGLAPAGVICEIMRPDGEMARVPDLARFARKHKLLMITSADLVRWRLRHEQLVQAAATATLPTEFGDFHVHAFDSPVDGLTHVALVRGDVSDGDDVMVRVHSSCLTGDVFHSARCDCGAQLETAMRRIAHEGRGVLLYLNQEGRGIGLANKIRAYALQDQGLDTVEANERLGFKADQRDYGIGAQILRSLGVRSMRLLTNNPRKFVGLEGYGLSVTRTEPLEIPAGEHTLKYLKTKKTKLGHTLKGV; encoded by the coding sequence ATGACTCGCAATCTCCGCATCGCCAAGGGATCCACAGTCGCCCGCGCCGCCCGTAATCCGTTCGCCACCGTGGAGGAGGCCATCGCCGCCTTCCGCGCCGGTCAGATGATCATCGTGGTCGACGATGAGGATCGCGAGAACGAGGGTGATCTCACGATGGCGGCGGAGCTGGTGACGCCCGCGGCCATCAACTTCATGGCCACGCATGGCCGCGGTCTCATCTGTCTCGCGATGACGCCGGAGCGGCTCGACGCGCTCGACATCCCGTTGATGGTGCAGCACAACTCCTCGCGGACCGAGACGGCGATGTGCGTCTCGATCGAAGCGAAGGGGAAGACGTCGACGGGCATCTCTGCGCCCGATCGCGCCGCCACGATCAGGACCGCGATCGATCCGGCCACGCACGCGTCCGATCTCGCGCGACCCGGGCACGTGTTCCCGCTGCGTGCGCGTGCCGGTGGCGTGCTGGTGCGGACTGGTCACACCGAAGCGGCAGTCGATCTCGCGCGCGCCGCTGGCCTCGCGCCGGCCGGCGTCATCTGCGAGATCATGCGCCCGGACGGCGAGATGGCACGCGTGCCGGACCTGGCTCGTTTCGCGCGCAAGCACAAGCTGCTGATGATCACCAGCGCCGATCTCGTGCGGTGGCGCCTGCGACACGAGCAGCTCGTGCAGGCGGCGGCGACGGCGACGTTGCCGACCGAGTTCGGCGACTTCCACGTCCACGCCTTCGACAGCCCCGTGGACGGCCTGACGCACGTGGCGCTCGTGCGCGGCGACGTGAGCGATGGCGACGACGTGATGGTGCGTGTGCATTCGAGCTGCCTGACCGGCGATGTCTTCCACTCGGCGCGCTGCGATTGCGGCGCGCAGCTCGAGACGGCGATGCGACGGATCGCCCATGAAGGACGCGGGGTACTCCTGTACCTGAATCAGGAGGGACGCGGGATCGGCCTCGCGAACAAGATCCGCGCGTATGCCCTGCAGGATCAGGGGCTCGACACGGTGGAGGCCAACGAGCGCCTCGGCTTCAAGGCCGATCAGCGCGACTACGGGATCGGCGCGCAGATCCTGCGCAGCCTCGGCGTGCGGTCCATGCGCCTGCTCACCAACAATCCGCGCAAGTTCGTGGGGCTGGAAGGTTACGGGCTCTCGGTGACGCGCACCGAGCCGCTCGAGATTCCGGCCGGCGAGCACACGCTGAAGTACCTCAAGACCAAGAAGACGAAACTCGGTCACACGCTGAAGGGCGTCTAG
- a CDS encoding riboflavin synthase, producing MRTLTPVAGGQRVTIETSLAADLALGESVATSGVCLTVVSHDAVSWSADVSPETLRVTVLGALATGDVVNLERPLAVGSRLGGHFVQGHVDGTGRIETVTRDGDFWRVTISFPPALAAYFIEKGSVAVDGISLTIASLAAETFDVQIIPHTWTSTTLQYARPGDRVNLECDMVGKYVLRGLSLGTPRP from the coding sequence GTGCGCACCCTGACCCCCGTGGCGGGCGGTCAGCGCGTGACGATCGAGACGTCGCTGGCGGCCGACCTCGCACTCGGCGAGAGCGTGGCCACGAGCGGCGTCTGCCTGACCGTCGTATCGCACGACGCGGTTTCGTGGAGCGCCGACGTCTCGCCGGAGACGCTGCGGGTGACGGTGCTGGGGGCGCTTGCGACAGGCGACGTCGTGAACCTGGAGCGACCCCTCGCCGTCGGAAGCCGCCTGGGCGGGCATTTCGTGCAGGGGCATGTGGACGGCACGGGCCGGATCGAGACCGTCACACGCGACGGCGACTTCTGGCGCGTCACGATTTCGTTCCCGCCGGCGCTGGCCGCATACTTCATCGAGAAGGGGTCGGTGGCGGTCGACGGCATCAGCCTGACGATCGCGTCGCTGGCCGCCGAAACCTTCGACGTCCAGATCATTCCGCACACCTGGACGTCCACCACGCTGCAGTACGCGCGGCCAGGTGACCGCGTGAACCTCGAATGCGACATGGTCGGCAAGTACGTCTTGCGCGGCCTGTCGCTCGGAACGCCTCGCCCATGA
- the ftsY gene encoding signal recognition particle-docking protein FtsY — MSFFDRLKSSLQKTKDQLFGAFDEGTAAPEALGGTATGTATRRIESLDALEEALITCDVGVAATDRIVEAVKRKARRGDDLLPLVRAEILAILEGAAPPPAQGGTPRVVLIVGVNGTGKTTSIGKLANLLKQQGAKPLVCAADTFRAAAVEQLEVWTRRAEVGFVRAQPNSDPAAVVFDAIQAARARQLDPVLVDTAGRLHTRVNLMNELEKIKRIASREVDGAPHEVLLVLDATVGQNGVQQAREFMKVSGVNGIILTKLDGTAKGGVAVSIAQDLRLPIRYVGTGEQIDDLVPFSPREYVDALFEEAW; from the coding sequence GTGAGCTTTTTCGACCGCCTCAAGTCGAGTCTTCAGAAGACCAAGGACCAGCTGTTCGGGGCCTTCGACGAGGGTACCGCCGCGCCGGAGGCACTCGGGGGGACGGCCACCGGGACGGCGACGCGCCGTATCGAGTCGCTCGACGCGCTCGAAGAGGCGCTGATCACGTGCGACGTGGGTGTGGCGGCCACAGACCGGATCGTCGAGGCCGTGAAGCGCAAGGCGCGTCGGGGCGACGACCTGCTGCCGCTGGTGCGTGCGGAGATCCTCGCCATTCTCGAGGGCGCCGCGCCGCCGCCGGCGCAGGGCGGCACGCCGCGCGTGGTGCTCATCGTCGGCGTCAACGGAACAGGCAAGACGACGTCCATCGGCAAGCTCGCGAACCTGCTGAAGCAGCAGGGCGCGAAGCCGTTGGTGTGCGCGGCAGACACTTTCCGCGCCGCGGCCGTCGAGCAGCTCGAAGTGTGGACGCGCCGCGCGGAGGTCGGCTTCGTGCGGGCGCAGCCCAACTCCGATCCCGCGGCCGTCGTGTTCGATGCGATCCAAGCTGCTCGTGCGCGCCAACTGGACCCCGTGCTCGTGGATACGGCGGGGCGACTGCACACGCGCGTCAACCTGATGAACGAGCTCGAGAAGATCAAGCGCATCGCGTCGCGTGAGGTCGACGGCGCGCCGCACGAGGTGCTCCTGGTGCTCGACGCGACGGTCGGCCAGAACGGCGTGCAACAGGCGCGCGAGTTCATGAAGGTCTCGGGCGTCAACGGCATCATCCTCACCAAGCTCGATGGCACGGCCAAGGGCGGCGTGGCCGTGTCGATCGCGCAGGACCTGCGACTGCCGATCCGGTATGTCGGCACCGGCGAACAGATCGACGACCTCGTGCCGTTCAGCCCACGCGAGTACGTCGATGCACTCTTCGAAGAGGCGTGGTAG
- a CDS encoding ribonuclease HII has protein sequence MAAGPSARRNIENARRRAGYRAVAGVDEVGRGCLAGPVTAAAVVLDPARPIAGLRDSKLLSADARDRLYDRILRCALAWRVASRPVADIDRLNIHKASLAAMRDAVLGLTPAADYVLADGFAIPDLPVPHECLVKGDRRCACIAAASIVAKVTRDRLMMALDEEDPRYGYARHKGYATEEHLAAIRQHGLSDAHRRSFRQPTLLDLLNDARPASDEQPRGIDHPG, from the coding sequence ATGGCGGCCGGGCCCTCAGCCCGCCGCAACATCGAGAACGCGCGGCGCCGTGCGGGCTACCGCGCCGTGGCCGGCGTGGACGAGGTGGGCCGCGGCTGTCTGGCCGGGCCCGTCACGGCCGCTGCCGTCGTGCTGGATCCCGCCAGGCCCATCGCTGGCCTGCGGGATTCCAAGCTCCTCTCCGCCGACGCGCGCGACCGCCTGTACGACCGGATCCTCCGGTGCGCGCTCGCCTGGCGTGTCGCATCCAGGCCTGTCGCCGACATCGATCGCCTCAACATCCACAAGGCTTCTCTGGCCGCCATGCGGGACGCAGTGTTGGGATTGACCCCTGCGGCCGATTACGTGCTCGCGGACGGCTTTGCCATCCCCGACCTCCCGGTTCCCCACGAGTGCCTCGTGAAGGGCGACCGCCGGTGCGCCTGCATCGCGGCCGCCTCGATCGTCGCCAAGGTCACCCGGGATCGTCTGATGATGGCGCTCGATGAGGAAGATCCCCGGTACGGCTACGCCCGACACAAGGGTTATGCCACCGAGGAGCATCTGGCGGCCATCCGGCAACACGGGTTGAGCGATGCGCACAGGCGGTCGTTTCGCCAGCCCACCTTGTTGGACTTGTTGAACGACGCACGACCGGCTTCCGATGAGCAACCGCGAGGAATTGACCACCCTGGCTGA